Part of the Lutra lutra chromosome 4, mLutLut1.2, whole genome shotgun sequence genome is shown below.
GAAGCACACTGGAATGAAGATTGTTAGGTTtgattatgatttatttatgttaCTCTTCTTTATTTACTCCCAAGTTGGTAGGTTGTTTCACTTCTTCCTCCTAATCtgacttaaaaacatttttttttgaaaatgtttattatttccatgTCGCAGATGAGAAAAGCAAAGCTCCGAGAGTTCAAGTAAATGGCCTAAGATCATAAGATCAGTAAGGAGCAGCAGCAAGAACAACAAATAAGACTCAACCATAAACCAGTGAAAAGAACTTTAAGAAGAATGTGACTAAATAGTATGAGATacacagagaaatttttttttccttcaacaaaGAATGAGAAGAGTCAGGAAATCTTTGTGAAGGAGGTGCAATTAATCTAGGAGATAGCCTGTCGATCTATGAACAAcagagaatattttttcttccactcCATCCATTCTCACTTTAGTAATGTATAATCATTTATGTTTATGACATATAAATAGAAAGTAGATAAATTGTCACTAAGTGGAAGATAAAATGGTAAACATGgtagaaaagcattttatttgaTGGTATGTGGAGTACAGCTACATTGACAGGCTTTTGATATATAATGGATCTTATGGAAGAAGACTCATTGTCAACAGTGAAAATGATAGTACTTCTGTCCTTTCACCAAGTTTAGTTACAGTGCTCATAATACAAAACCAGTCCTTGAAATGCATGGTAAATAAGCTGATTCTGGGTACAAATGAACCCTCCACTTCTGAAGGCTTGGTATGGGCTCCGATTTAGGTCTCCAATACAGGTCCAGCGATTTTTGGTCCTCTTTTGGGAAACACACCATTTGGCATGATCCTGGTAAGAACTGAAATAAGACTGTCCAGATATCTTAATTGCTTTGACATTGTAGACGTGGTAAGGAAGGGAGCAGTTTGAAGGAAGCTCTTGTCTCTTTCGCTGCCAGGTTTCTGTTAGCAAGTGTGTCTTCAAATGTTGAGCCATCCAGGCTGCAAAGATGTCTAGAGTTTATAGGGAGAAAGATAGCAAGGCTAGTATTTGTACTTAGATAAGTCCCTGAAAATATCCTCAGCAATGGAACTCATCATTCACCCCTGATATGTGAATGTCATAAGCACAATAATAACAACATAATTGAGATAGTGGACGGGAGAACATTTTATAAGTGCTAAAGTGATATGTAAATAAAAGTTACTATCCTTATTACTAAGATGACATTGGTGTTTAAAAATGTCCTCTGTTCCACACAAATAAGAGAGTAATATATGTTTTTGTTCTGAAAAGATCTTCAGAAAGAATAAGGCTAGAGAAGTAACCAGGGGCCAGCTTCAAGGGATCTTTGCAAATCATGCCAAAATGTTTGGGTTTTCCTGAAATCACTggggctatttatttatttagagtgagcagaggggagggggaggtggagacagagaatcttaagcagactctattctgagcccagtgcagggctcaatcccatgaccctgagatcatgacctgagctgaaatcaagagtcagacacttaaccaattgagcgacccaggcacccctcaatgggGAAGTTTTTAAAGAAGTGTTAATGGAGAATTAATAGAAACTGGTTTATGATCATAAATATCAATCAAGAGGCAATGCAGAGGATGAACCATGACAGGTGCGTTAGATTGGAGATAGGGAAAACATCAGGTTGTCACAATAACTGTGACAATAAACACAGGTGGGACTGTAGCAGTGGCCGAAAGTTTGGAGAGGAAAAGATGAATGTGAGTGTTACTAAGGACCTGGAGCTGATTGAATTTGATGACTTGATAGAGGGGTGAGGAAAAAGGAGGGATCTAGAGTCCCCAGTTGACTATGCAGAATGCAAGAAAAAGAGTGGATTTGTGGGGGATAATGATGAGTTTGGCATGTTGAATTTGATGTGGGTGTACCACCTCCAAGTAGAAATGTCCCACCCACTTTTGAATACATCTGTCAGTCCAGAGATCTGGGGTGCAGATCTAGTCTTGGGAATCACCTGAAGGCTTGCTGGAAATCACCTAGAGTGAGTATGTAGAATGAGATAAGGATGAGTAGAGAACCACGTGGCAACTCAGCCACCTAAGTagtaggcagaggaggaggaccTGGCAGAAGAGACTTAAGAGAAGTGGGAAGAAGACCAAGAGACTATACACTCCCAAAAATCAGGGAGGGGGAGTGTTTCAGGAAGGAAAGGGTTTTAACAGTGCCAGATTCTGCAGAGACTATTTCTGTCCTGTTAATTTTTGGATCTCTATCTGGTGCCTAACACAGAGCTTGGCAAGTGGCAGGCATTCAGTGAATTTTATCTaatataaaaggaaggaaggaaggaagcaaaaagGGAAGACAGTGAGGTCAACTAAGAGAGTCATTGGTGACTGCGGAGAAACTGGTGTCTACAGACCGAGGCTCAAGGCTGCAGTGAAGGAGCATTGATCCACTGAAGGCTCTGAAGagtcctttaaaaagaaatctggaagaaaagaagaaacagatataGGGGATCTAGAACTGAGGGAAGGGTTTTGGGGATGTTTGTGGGCTAAGGGGACAGAGCTTATAGAGTGGGCCTGTTGACGTAGAAGAGGGAGAACAGATCAAGTGGATGAATCAAGGTATTCTGAGGCTGGGATGGGTTCCAAGGCACAAGGGGTGCACTTCTTCTGTTGGGGTAGAAGAAAACTCGTGAAAAGGGATGGAAACAGATAAGATTATTGAGAGTAGgtgtgttctttttgttgttgttgttgttagctatttttaaaaatggaagtatagCTGACACaaagtgttacattagtttcaggtataaaacacAGTGATCTGACAACTCCGTTCTTCATTTTATGCGGACCACAGTGGAG
Proteins encoded:
- the DNASE2B gene encoding deoxyribonuclease-2-beta isoform X2, encoding MPQLCSGSSSSEIPGRHLTALQSARGQKFLHFAKSDSFLDDIFAAWMAQHLKTHLLTETWQRKRQELPSNCSLPYHVYNVKAIKISGQSYFSSYQDHAKWCVSQKRTKNRWTCIGDLNRSPYQAFRSGGFICTQNQLIYHAFQGLVLYYEHCN